A section of the Malania oleifera isolate guangnan ecotype guangnan chromosome 2, ASM2987363v1, whole genome shotgun sequence genome encodes:
- the LOC131147729 gene encoding zinc finger CCCH domain-containing protein 49: protein MAHRLLRDLEADGWERSDFPIICESCLGDNPYVRMTRSVYDKECKICTRPFTVFRWRPGRDARFKKTEVCQTCSKLKNVCQVCLLDLEYGLPVQVRDTALSINSNDAIPKSDVNREYFAEEHDRKARAGINYESSYGKFPANDTILKLQRTTPYYKRNRAHVCSFYVRGECTRGAECPYRHEMPVTGELSQQNIKDRYYGVNDPVALKLLNKAGEMPSLEPPEDESIKTLYVGGLDARVTEQDLRDHFYAHGEIESVRMVLQRACAFVTYTTREGAEKAAEELSNKLVIKGLRLKLMWGRPQAPKPDSEVSDEARQQALAHSGMLPRAVISQQQNQLQPPGTQDQPPQMHYFNIPPPPPMHERTFYPSMDPQRMGAVVPSQEGASNGPGENKAGSEKLPQLQLQPQPQPQQGQQYAYQSMPPPQGQYHQPFYPPYGYMPPPPPAPYQQYPPPPYHSAMPQPPPPPPPATQQYQHSAPPGSSQQ from the exons ATGGCGCATAGGTTACTGAGAGATCTGGAGGCTGATGGTTGGGAGCGATCGGATTTCCCGATCATCTGTGAATCTTGCCTCGGCGATAACCCCTACGTTCGTATG ACTAGATCTGTTTATGATAAGGAGTGCAAGATTTGTACACGCCCCTTCACGGTTTTTAGGTGGAGGCCAGGTCGTGATGCAAGATTTAAAAAAACTGAGGTTTGCCAAACATGCAGCAAGTTGAAAAATGTTTGTCAGGTTTGCCTTTTGGATCTTGAATACGGGTTACCAGTTCAGGTTCGAGATACAGCTCTATCAATCAATTCGAATGATGCAATCCCAAAGAGTGATGTGAATAGAGAATACTTTGCAGAAGAGCATGACCGCAAG GCCAGAGCTGGTATAAATTATGAGTCCTCATATGGCAAGTTTCCTGCAAACGACACTATTTTGAAGCTTCAAAGGACGACACCATATTACAAAAGAAATAGAGCCCATGTTTGTAGTTTCTATGTACGGGGTGAATGCACTAGAGGTGCTGAATGCCCTTATAGGCATGAGATGCCTGTCACTGGGGAGTTATCCCAGCAAAATATTAAAGATCGTTATTATGG AGTGAATGATCCAGTTGCATTGAAGCTACTCAACAAGGCTGGGGAAATGCCCTCACTAGAACCCCCGGAGGATGAGAGCATTAAAACCCTCTATGTTGGTGGGCTTGATGCCAGAGTTACTGAGCAGGACCTAAGGGACCACTTCTATGCCCATGGTGAAATTGAATCTGTGCGGATGGTTCTCCAACGAGCATGTGCATTTGTAACCTACACGACCAGAGAAGGTGCAGAGAAGGCAGCAGAAGAGCTTTCTAACAAACTGGTGATAAAGGGCCTGAGGCTGAAGTTGATGTGGGGTAGACCTCAAGCACCGAAACCAGACTCTGAAGTCTCCGATGAGGCAAGACAGCAGGCTTTGGCCCACAGTGGGATGTTGCCAAGGGCAGTTATTTCCCAACAGCAGAACCAACTTCAACCCCCTGGTACACAAGATCAGCCCCCACAGATGCACTACTTCAATATCCCACCACCTCCTCCTATGCACGAGAGAACCTTTTATCCATCCATGGATCCTCAAAGAATGGGCGCGGTGGTTCCATCCCAAGAAGGGGCTTCTAATGGACCAGGAGAGAACAAAGCTGGGTCAGAGAAGCTGCCGCAGCTGCAGTTGCAGCCGCAGCCGCAGCCGCAGCAGGGACAGCAATATGCTTACCAATCTATGCCACCCCCACAAGGTCAGTATCACCAACCATTTTATCCACCATATGGATATATGCCACCACCACCACCTGCACCTTACCAACAGTACCCTCCACCACCATATCATTCTGCCATGCCCCAACCACCACCACCACCGCCACCAGCTACTCAGCAGTACCAGCATTCTGCACCACCAGGCTCATCGCAGCAGTGA